One Chroococcidiopsis sp. TS-821 genomic window carries:
- a CDS encoding J domain-containing protein produces the protein MSFKIERGLFQYDVTDHHAVLGVPVDADFNQIRKRYLQIARRLHPDSCAAVTPEAKQLANQLLSKIVNPAYEQFSKDRNRAEHLVVLREMSKRLAQEQSTVELKSKLAQKLAQASDIEYSYQTSLQQLAVKQYENFEQVFDIIGTLSELNLVYLMRKGAISVQQPKPVTRINPNPHKTPQPTPTPQPTSAVEQYYRRAQAFMENNNFTQARIELQDALKLEPNNSSCHSLMGVLYLKQNQVTMAKVHINKALQLNPQEPMALKAKKLLNQATQTASTKSTSVSQPSSGKANNGGSGLFGGLFGGKKK, from the coding sequence ATGTCATTTAAAATCGAACGTGGCTTATTTCAGTATGATGTAACTGACCACCATGCAGTACTAGGCGTTCCTGTCGATGCTGATTTCAATCAAATCCGCAAGCGTTATCTGCAAATAGCCCGTCGTTTACACCCCGATAGTTGTGCAGCAGTTACACCAGAAGCGAAACAACTCGCCAATCAACTTCTCTCAAAAATTGTCAATCCTGCCTACGAACAATTTTCAAAAGATCGTAACCGTGCTGAGCATCTTGTCGTGCTGCGAGAGATGAGCAAGCGTCTCGCACAAGAACAAAGTACCGTTGAATTGAAATCTAAATTAGCACAAAAGTTAGCGCAAGCAAGCGATATTGAATACTCTTATCAAACTTCACTTCAGCAGTTAGCCGTAAAGCAGTATGAAAATTTTGAGCAAGTTTTCGATATTATTGGCACTCTTAGCGAACTCAATTTAGTATACTTGATGCGCAAAGGTGCTATTAGCGTTCAGCAACCCAAACCCGTAACTCGTATTAATCCTAATCCCCATAAAACACCACAGCCAACGCCTACACCCCAACCCACAAGCGCTGTGGAACAATATTATCGCCGCGCGCAAGCTTTTATGGAAAATAATAACTTTACACAAGCGCGAATTGAGTTACAAGATGCACTGAAGTTAGAACCCAACAATAGTAGTTGCCATAGCTTAATGGGAGTCTTGTATTTGAAGCAAAATCAAGTCACTATGGCTAAGGTTCATATTAATAAGGCATTGCAGTTGAACCCTCAAGAACCAATGGCACTCAAAGCAAAGAAATTACTCAATCAAGCAACACAAACTGCGAGTACAAAATCAACGTCGGTCTCGCAGCCAAGTTCAGGCAAAGCCAATAATGGGGGTAGTGGTTTGTTTGGTGGTTTATTCGGCGGGAAGAAAAAATAA
- a CDS encoding inositol monophosphatase family protein has protein sequence MNPSTSQLQTYLDIATEAALAAGAVIQSYYGALDGVIEKGRPGDLVTQADKASETVILDVLQRHLPQHGILAEESGNVGNSNSDYLWAIDPLDGTTNFAHQYPSFAVSIGLLVGGVPQVGVIFDPFHQELFRAARGLGATRDRRPISVSQTQELSKSLLVTGFAYDRRETLDNNYAEFCHLTHLTQGVRRSGSAALDLAYVACGRLDGYWERGLSPWDITAGIVLLEEAGGKVTAYDQSAFDMASGRILATNGYLHAALSNELLHVRSLTLVGNNSNKSDCAFSYESPT, from the coding sequence ATGAATCCTTCAACTTCCCAACTGCAAACTTATCTAGATATTGCAACAGAAGCCGCGCTAGCTGCTGGTGCGGTTATTCAAAGTTACTATGGTGCATTAGATGGTGTTATTGAAAAAGGACGCCCTGGAGATTTAGTAACCCAAGCTGATAAAGCTTCCGAAACCGTGATATTAGACGTGCTACAGCGTCACTTACCGCAACATGGAATCTTAGCCGAAGAATCGGGGAATGTCGGAAATTCAAATAGCGATTATTTATGGGCGATCGATCCTTTAGATGGTACAACTAATTTCGCGCACCAATACCCAAGTTTTGCCGTGTCGATTGGGTTACTTGTGGGGGGAGTTCCTCAAGTAGGCGTAATTTTTGATCCTTTTCATCAAGAGTTATTTCGGGCTGCAAGAGGATTAGGCGCGACGCGCGATCGCCGCCCAATTTCTGTTTCCCAAACGCAGGAACTAAGTAAAAGCCTTTTAGTCACAGGTTTTGCCTACGATCGCCGCGAAACACTAGACAACAACTATGCCGAGTTTTGTCATCTGACGCATCTGACGCAAGGCGTCCGCCGTAGTGGTTCCGCTGCGCTTGATTTAGCTTATGTTGCGTGTGGGCGCTTAGATGGCTATTGGGAACGCGGACTGTCACCGTGGGATATCACGGCGGGAATTGTCTTACTCGAAGAAGCAGGAGGAAAAGTCACTGCTTACGATCAAAGTGCGTTTGACATGGCATCAGGGCGCATTCTAGCAACAAATGGCTATCTGCACGCAGCCTTGAGCAATGAATTATTGCACGTTCGTTCTTTAACCTTGGTAGGGAATAATAGTAACAAAAGCGATTGCGCTTTTAGCTATGAATCCCCAACTTAG
- a CDS encoding calcium-binding protein: MATINGTPGNDTLTGTLFADTIFGFAGNDLLRGLGGNDTLNGGLGNDTLNGGAGVDSLTGGAGNDT, encoded by the coding sequence ATGGCAACCATCAACGGTACTCCTGGCAACGATACATTAACCGGAACCTTATTTGCTGATACTATCTTTGGTTTTGCCGGTAACGATTTGCTACGAGGTTTAGGCGGTAATGATACGCTCAACGGTGGGTTGGGTAACGATACACTTAATGGGGGCGCGGGCGTTGACTCTCTTACAGGTGGCGCTGGTAACGATACTTGA
- the tpiA gene encoding triose-phosphate isomerase produces MRKIIIAGNWKMYKTQAESLEFLQGFMPSLEQTPEAREVVLCPPFTALSLISKNLHGSRVQLGAQNVHWEDQGAYTGEIAAPMLAEIGVRYVIVGHSERRQYFGETDKTVNKRLRAAQAHGLTPILCVGETKEQRDAGETEALISMQLEKDLVEVDQQNLVIAYEPIWAIGTGDTCEASEANRVIGLIRTQLSYPDTPIQYGGSVKPNNIDEIMAQPEIDGALVGGASLEPGSFARIVNYQ; encoded by the coding sequence GTGCGAAAAATAATTATTGCCGGTAATTGGAAAATGTATAAAACCCAGGCAGAATCCCTGGAGTTCTTGCAAGGATTTATGCCGAGTTTGGAGCAAACACCAGAAGCGCGCGAAGTCGTGCTATGCCCTCCGTTTACTGCACTGTCGTTAATTTCTAAAAATCTTCACGGAAGCCGCGTGCAGTTAGGCGCGCAAAATGTTCACTGGGAAGATCAAGGAGCTTATACAGGTGAAATCGCGGCTCCTATGCTTGCAGAAATTGGCGTACGTTACGTCATTGTTGGTCATAGCGAACGACGGCAATATTTTGGTGAAACTGACAAGACAGTTAACAAAAGATTAAGAGCAGCCCAAGCGCATGGTTTAACTCCAATTTTGTGTGTCGGGGAAACAAAGGAACAACGCGATGCGGGTGAAACTGAAGCACTCATTTCGATGCAGTTGGAAAAAGATCTGGTGGAAGTCGATCAGCAAAATCTTGTCATCGCCTACGAACCAATTTGGGCAATTGGAACGGGTGATACTTGCGAAGCATCAGAAGCAAACCGCGTGATTGGGTTAATTCGCACTCAGCTAAGTTATCCTGATACGCCGATTCAATACGGTGGTTCAGTGAAACCAAACAATATTGATGAAATTATGGCACAACCAGAGATTGACGGTGCTTTGGTCGGAGGGGCAAGCTTAGAACCAGGTAGTTTTGCCCGAATTGTCAATTATCAGTAG
- a CDS encoding ATP phosphoribosyltransferase regulatory subunit yields the protein MVYQSPAGARDLLPLDVAQKRWIEERLQQVFHRWGYHRIITSTLEHLDTLMAGGAVERSQLIQLQSDEGEIGLRPELTASIARAAVTRMAGSMYPQRLYYNANVFRRASSSNHNQQQEFYQAGVELLGAKGWLADAEILLLLAECLQELSLNNWCLILGEAGIARSLLSTFPANLREQVRYAIANLDRITLETLPLSHELRDRALVMLDLRGRPADILQKLASLDLEIPQTEALNYLKSLLALLDECFPISSQAIILDLSLIQTFDYYTGIVFKVVSNTHPARIIGQGGRYDQLLGLYHPQAEMIPGIGFSLNIEDLHQVLLPSQQLPHATPASHWLVVPETPQAYTAAFAYAAKLRTSQHLVRVEMNLSDADPDTIREYARQRRIQQIAWIKPEGLPTIEAIAFAQRLH from the coding sequence ATGGTCTATCAATCGCCAGCAGGGGCGCGGGATTTATTACCTCTAGATGTCGCACAAAAACGTTGGATCGAAGAACGACTACAGCAAGTCTTTCACCGTTGGGGCTATCACCGCATTATTACATCAACTTTAGAACACCTCGATACCTTAATGGCAGGTGGTGCAGTCGAGCGATCGCAACTGATTCAACTACAATCTGACGAAGGCGAAATCGGACTGCGCCCCGAACTTACCGCATCTATCGCCCGCGCTGCCGTCACGCGCATGGCAGGATCGATGTATCCGCAACGCTTGTACTACAATGCTAATGTGTTTCGCCGCGCATCGAGCAGCAACCACAATCAGCAACAAGAATTTTATCAAGCAGGCGTCGAATTACTCGGTGCTAAAGGTTGGCTAGCAGATGCTGAAATTTTGCTGTTACTTGCTGAGTGTCTGCAAGAACTTAGTTTAAATAACTGGTGTCTGATTTTAGGCGAAGCCGGTATCGCGCGATCGCTATTATCAACATTTCCAGCAAATTTGCGCGAACAAGTTCGCTATGCGATCGCCAACCTCGACCGCATTACACTAGAAACTTTACCCCTTAGTCACGAACTACGCGATCGCGCGCTGGTGATGCTTGACTTACGCGGACGTCCTGCTGATATCTTACAAAAACTCGCCTCGCTTGATTTAGAAATACCTCAAACAGAAGCACTCAACTACTTGAAGTCATTACTTGCTTTATTAGATGAATGCTTTCCCATATCATCACAAGCAATTATCCTCGACTTAAGTTTGATCCAAACGTTTGACTACTATACCGGAATTGTTTTCAAAGTCGTCAGCAATACTCATCCAGCAAGAATTATTGGACAAGGCGGACGTTACGATCAACTTCTAGGACTCTACCACCCGCAAGCTGAAATGATTCCAGGAATTGGATTTTCGCTCAATATCGAAGATTTACATCAAGTTCTACTGCCCTCGCAACAACTTCCCCATGCAACTCCTGCAAGTCATTGGTTAGTAGTTCCCGAAACGCCCCAAGCATATACCGCAGCCTTTGCCTATGCAGCTAAACTACGCACTTCGCAACATCTTGTACGCGTTGAAATGAATTTAAGCGATGCCGATCCTGATACAATTCGCGAGTATGCCCGTCAGCGCCGCATTCAACAAATTGCTTGGATTAAACCCGAAGGTCTACCGACAATAGAGGCGATCGCTTTTGCACAAAGGCTTCACTAA
- the folP gene encoding dihydropteroate synthase, which translates to MATLNSFEWGKRTYLMGVLNVTPDSFSDGGEFNTPPSALAQARRLVAAGADILDVGGQSTRPGAVEVSLEEERERVLSVLQVLRPEISVPISVDTTRATVAKAAVKAGADIVNDISGGTFDTDMLPTVAELGVPIVLMHIRGTPQTMQQHTEYEDLIGEIYAFLANRISAAIAAGIPQNCIIIDPGIGFAKKYNQSIEIIRNLSAFRSLNCPILVGPSRKSFIGHILNQPEPKARVWGTAAACCAAIANGADILRVHDVREMHDVCRVADTLFR; encoded by the coding sequence ATGGCAACCTTAAACTCGTTTGAGTGGGGTAAGCGTACCTACCTGATGGGAGTGTTGAATGTCACGCCAGACAGCTTTAGTGATGGTGGTGAATTCAATACCCCACCTTCTGCGTTAGCTCAAGCACGCCGCTTAGTCGCCGCTGGCGCGGATATTCTTGATGTTGGCGGACAATCAACGCGTCCTGGTGCAGTTGAAGTCTCGCTCGAAGAAGAACGAGAGCGCGTCTTGTCTGTATTACAAGTCCTACGTCCAGAAATTTCTGTTCCCATTTCTGTGGATACAACGCGAGCAACAGTTGCCAAAGCTGCGGTGAAGGCTGGTGCAGATATCGTTAATGACATTTCTGGCGGGACTTTTGATACAGATATGTTGCCTACCGTGGCTGAGCTTGGCGTACCTATTGTATTAATGCATATTCGCGGTACACCACAAACCATGCAACAACATACTGAATATGAAGATTTAATTGGGGAGATTTATGCGTTTTTAGCCAATAGAATTAGTGCGGCGATCGCCGCCGGAATTCCGCAAAATTGCATTATTATCGATCCTGGAATTGGCTTTGCTAAAAAATACAACCAAAGTATCGAAATTATTCGTAACTTATCTGCGTTTCGCTCGCTTAATTGTCCCATTTTAGTAGGACCATCGCGAAAAAGTTTTATCGGACATATTCTCAATCAACCCGAACCTAAAGCACGAGTTTGGGGAACCGCCGCCGCGTGTTGTGCAGCGATCGCCAACGGTGCAGATATTCTCCGAGTTCATGATGTTCGAGAAATGCACGATGTCTGCCGCGTTGCTGATACTTTATTTCGATAG
- the truB gene encoding tRNA pseudouridine(55) synthase TruB, whose protein sequence is MLGFLNLDKPAGLTSHDCVAQVRRLLQMKRVGHGGTLDPAATGVLPIALGKATRLLQFLQTKKAYQASIRLGITTTTDDLEGDIISSQPVSDLSLEQVTTALKQFQGKIEQIPPRYSAIQVQGKRLYDLARAGEDVEIPVRSVEIFHIEILDWRPGDFPEIDVAIACGTGTYIRAIARDLGIVLQTGGTLAKLIRTHSSGFEIADSLTFEQLEAQIQQGSFQPIPPTQALQHLPAVTLPFAIAQKWCQGQKIACDITSLPSNSPLRIYQEGGDFLGIGYLTMINTQTKLVPQIVL, encoded by the coding sequence GTGCTAGGGTTTCTGAATTTAGATAAACCTGCTGGGTTGACTTCTCACGACTGTGTAGCGCAAGTACGGCGATTACTACAGATGAAGCGGGTAGGACATGGGGGAACATTAGATCCTGCTGCTACAGGTGTTTTACCTATTGCTTTAGGAAAAGCAACTCGATTATTACAGTTTCTACAAACCAAAAAAGCTTACCAAGCATCAATTCGGCTAGGAATAACAACAACAACTGACGATCTCGAAGGCGACATTATTAGTTCACAGCCAGTGTCTGATTTAAGCTTGGAACAAGTCACAACCGCGCTCAAACAATTTCAAGGCAAAATTGAGCAAATACCACCGCGTTATAGTGCTATCCAAGTTCAAGGAAAACGCTTGTACGATCTTGCCCGCGCAGGGGAAGATGTTGAAATTCCTGTACGCAGTGTAGAAATATTTCACATTGAAATTTTAGACTGGCGACCAGGAGACTTTCCAGAGATTGATGTTGCGATCGCCTGTGGTACAGGAACCTATATTCGCGCGATCGCCCGCGACTTAGGTATAGTCTTACAAACTGGAGGAACTTTAGCTAAACTCATCCGCACGCACAGCAGTGGTTTTGAAATTGCAGATAGCTTAACATTTGAGCAATTAGAAGCTCAAATTCAACAAGGAAGCTTTCAACCAATTCCACCAACACAAGCATTACAGCATCTTCCTGCTGTCACCTTACCCTTTGCGATCGCCCAAAAATGGTGTCAAGGGCAAAAAATTGCTTGCGATATCACCAGTCTTCCATCAAACTCACCGTTGCGGATTTATCAGGAAGGCGGCGACTTTTTAGGGATTGGATATTTAACGATGATAAATACACAAACCAAACTAGTTCCACAAATTGTTCTCTAA
- a CDS encoding Mov34/MPN/PAD-1 family protein — protein MVVKISPQQLQAIRTHAESTYPEECCGLLLGKAVDNQKLVTEVVPTENAWHAAALEWEDDTSNHGKSDRYAIAPQEMLKIQKAARDRSLDIIGIYHSHPNHPAIPSECDRIYAWQQYSYIIVSVVNGECDDVQNWSLDDRHQFQSENLIVTERVESLF, from the coding sequence ATGGTAGTAAAGATTTCTCCACAGCAGCTACAAGCAATTCGCACGCACGCCGAAAGCACGTACCCAGAAGAATGCTGTGGTTTATTATTGGGTAAAGCGGTTGACAACCAAAAATTAGTCACCGAAGTTGTCCCAACCGAAAATGCTTGGCACGCCGCAGCACTTGAATGGGAAGATGATACGAGCAATCATGGCAAAAGCGATCGATACGCGATCGCCCCACAAGAAATGTTAAAAATCCAAAAAGCTGCGCGCGATCGCTCTTTAGATATAATTGGTATTTATCACTCACACCCGAATCATCCGGCAATTCCTTCCGAATGCGATCGCATCTATGCTTGGCAACAATACTCGTATATCATAGTTTCGGTGGTCAATGGCGAATGTGATGATGTGCAAAACTGGAGCCTGGACGACCGTCATCAATTCCAGTCCGAAAACCTGATCGTTACAGAACGCGTTGAGTCGTTATTTTAA
- a CDS encoding ferredoxin family protein, with translation MPHTIVTETCEGVADCVDACPVACIHPGPGKNMKGTDWYWIDFATCIDCGICIQVCPVENAIVPEERPDLQKTP, from the coding sequence ATGCCGCATACAATTGTTACAGAAACTTGTGAAGGAGTTGCTGACTGCGTTGATGCTTGTCCTGTAGCTTGTATTCACCCTGGACCAGGAAAAAATATGAAGGGTACTGATTGGTACTGGATCGATTTTGCTACCTGCATTGACTGCGGTATTTGTATTCAGGTTTGTCCTGTAGAAAATGCAATTGTTCCAGAAGAAAGACCAGATTTGCAAAAAACTCCCTAA
- a CDS encoding ABC transporter ATP-binding protein — translation MIQTTPLLEVEDVWAGYVKDLDILQGINFHIFPGELVAVIGPNGAGKSTLAKTIFGLLTPRRGKITFNKENIAGLKSNQIVKRGMCYVPQIANVFPSLSVEENLEMGAFIRNTPLSELKEKIYTTFPVLANRRRQKAGTLSGGERQMLAMGRALMLEPSLLLLDEPSAALSPLLVNNVFEQIQQINKAGTAIVLVEQNARKALTMAHRGYVLDAGRDRFTGSGRELLNDPKVGELYLGAHEGKRQKVEETQDWKTRD, via the coding sequence ATGATACAGACGACTCCTTTATTAGAAGTTGAGGATGTCTGGGCGGGTTATGTTAAAGACCTAGACATCTTGCAAGGAATTAATTTTCATATCTTTCCTGGAGAATTAGTTGCAGTTATTGGTCCTAACGGTGCAGGAAAATCAACTTTAGCAAAAACGATATTTGGGCTATTGACTCCCCGGCGTGGGAAAATCACTTTTAACAAGGAAAATATCGCTGGACTTAAATCAAACCAAATTGTCAAGCGCGGCATGTGTTATGTACCGCAAATTGCCAACGTTTTTCCTTCTTTGAGTGTAGAAGAAAATTTAGAAATGGGGGCGTTTATTCGCAACACGCCATTAAGTGAATTAAAAGAGAAAATCTACACAACCTTCCCAGTCTTGGCAAATCGCCGCCGCCAAAAAGCAGGAACGCTTTCAGGAGGAGAACGCCAAATGTTGGCAATGGGGAGAGCATTGATGCTAGAACCGAGTTTGCTGTTGTTGGATGAACCTAGCGCCGCACTTTCACCGTTACTCGTCAATAATGTATTCGAGCAAATACAACAAATTAACAAGGCAGGAACCGCAATTGTGCTTGTAGAACAAAACGCGCGTAAAGCACTAACAATGGCGCATCGGGGTTATGTACTCGATGCAGGACGCGATCGCTTTACCGGTTCAGGGAGGGAATTACTCAACGATCCGAAAGTCGGCGAACTTTATCTTGGCGCACATGAAGGTAAAAGGCAGAAGGTAGAAGAAACGCAGGATTGGAAAACAAGAGATTGA
- the moeB gene encoding molybdopterin-synthase adenylyltransferase MoeB — translation MLNPNLDEIQLTKEEYERYSRHLILPEVGLDGQKRLKAASVLCIGTGGLGSPLLLYLAAAGIGRLGIVDFDVVDNSNLQRQVIHGTSWVGKPKIESAKNRILEINPNCQVDLYETRLSSENALDIIAPYDIVVDGTDNFPTRYLVNDACVLSNKPNVYGSIFRFEGQATVFNYEGGPNYRDLYPEPPPPGMVPSCAEGGVLGILPGIIGVIQATETIKIILGQGTTLSGRLLLFNALDMKFRELKLRPNPERPVIDKLIDYEFFCGIPQAKAEEEKRQMEMQEMTVQELKQLLDSGADDFVLLDVRNPNEYEIAKIPGSVLVPLSEIESGEGVKKVKELFNGHRLIAHCKMGGRSAKALGILKEAGIEGINVKGGITAWSREVDPSVPEY, via the coding sequence ATGCTCAATCCCAATCTGGACGAAATCCAGCTAACAAAAGAAGAATACGAACGATATTCGCGCCACCTAATCTTACCCGAAGTTGGACTTGATGGGCAAAAGCGCCTCAAAGCAGCAAGCGTACTTTGTATTGGTACAGGTGGACTAGGTTCGCCGTTACTTTTATACCTTGCAGCTGCGGGTATTGGACGTCTTGGAATTGTCGATTTTGATGTTGTCGATAATTCAAACTTACAACGGCAAGTGATTCATGGCACATCGTGGGTTGGTAAACCCAAGATTGAATCAGCGAAAAACCGCATTTTGGAAATCAATCCAAATTGTCAAGTTGATTTGTACGAAACGCGCCTCAGTTCAGAGAATGCTTTAGACATCATCGCACCCTACGATATTGTGGTCGATGGTACAGACAACTTCCCGACACGGTATCTTGTCAATGATGCGTGCGTGTTGTCTAATAAACCCAATGTCTACGGTTCAATCTTCCGGTTTGAAGGACAAGCAACTGTATTTAACTATGAAGGCGGACCCAACTACCGCGACTTATATCCCGAACCGCCACCTCCAGGGATGGTTCCTTCGTGTGCTGAAGGTGGTGTTTTAGGAATTTTACCTGGTATTATCGGGGTCATTCAAGCGACTGAGACTATCAAAATTATTTTAGGACAAGGGACAACCTTAAGCGGACGCTTGTTGCTATTTAACGCCCTCGATATGAAGTTTCGCGAGTTGAAACTGCGCCCTAACCCCGAACGTCCTGTTATTGATAAACTCATCGACTACGAATTTTTCTGTGGTATTCCCCAAGCAAAAGCCGAAGAGGAAAAACGACAGATGGAAATGCAAGAAATGACCGTACAGGAATTAAAGCAATTACTCGATAGCGGCGCAGATGATTTTGTACTGCTTGATGTACGCAATCCTAATGAATACGAAATTGCCAAAATTCCAGGTTCTGTCCTCGTTCCTTTATCTGAGATTGAAAGCGGTGAAGGCGTCAAGAAAGTAAAAGAACTATTTAATGGTCATCGTTTAATTGCGCATTGTAAGATGGGCGGACGATCTGCAAAAGCGCTGGGTATTCTCAAAGAAGCAGGAATTGAGGGAATAAATGTCAAAGGTGGTATTACCGCTTGGAGTCGCGAAGTCGATCCTTCAGTACCTGAGTATTAA
- a CDS encoding AAA family ATPase, which produces MSWLLPVFSVCALDSSWLWAAWNSPQDADTFLKKPKKDLALDCLIYAEAPSEEIAIKTARKLLGNHIKQIGNEWAIEVCKAVGKKPRTDTVERKAVSKKPRIDTVEREVVTDELQKSLDQLHLLTGLSAVKSTVQELVNIAKIAQMQTQVGIKAPSITRHLVFTGNPGTGKTTVARILGAIYKNLGVLSKGHFVEVDRSHLVAEYVGQTAPKTVKVVESALGGVLFIDEAYSLVPDDRGDTFGQEAINTLLKMMEDHREDLVVVVAGYKAEMSRFIDSNPGLKSRFSRSVHFEDYSPSELAEIFKVRCEQHGYLISAQTLESVRHLVNQFEHQIGELGNGRFVRNIFDRCIANQCNRLAALANPTKEDLISFLPADVPTREQVAQSIF; this is translated from the coding sequence ATGTCGTGGTTATTACCTGTATTTAGTGTGTGTGCATTAGATAGTTCTTGGTTATGGGCTGCATGGAACAGTCCACAGGATGCTGATACTTTTCTAAAAAAACCTAAAAAAGATTTAGCTTTGGATTGCTTAATCTATGCGGAAGCACCCTCTGAGGAAATTGCTATTAAAACAGCGCGTAAGCTACTAGGTAATCACATTAAACAAATAGGTAATGAATGGGCTATAGAAGTCTGCAAAGCAGTTGGCAAGAAACCTCGTACTGATACTGTTGAACGTAAAGCAGTTAGCAAGAAACCTCGTATTGATACTGTTGAACGTGAAGTAGTCACTGATGAACTTCAGAAATCTCTAGATCAACTTCATTTGTTGACTGGATTAAGTGCCGTTAAATCTACAGTTCAAGAGTTGGTCAATATTGCAAAAATAGCTCAGATGCAAACCCAGGTAGGTATTAAAGCGCCTTCAATTACTAGACACCTTGTATTTACAGGCAATCCTGGAACTGGCAAAACTACAGTGGCTAGGATTCTTGGTGCAATTTACAAAAATCTTGGTGTTTTGTCAAAAGGTCACTTTGTTGAAGTAGACCGAAGTCATCTAGTTGCAGAATATGTAGGACAAACAGCACCCAAAACAGTCAAAGTAGTTGAATCTGCTTTAGGAGGTGTACTTTTTATTGATGAAGCTTACTCGCTAGTTCCAGACGATCGTGGAGATACATTTGGACAAGAGGCCATCAACACCCTCTTGAAGATGATGGAAGATCATCGAGAGGATTTGGTAGTAGTGGTTGCAGGATATAAAGCAGAAATGTCCAGATTCATTGATTCTAATCCTGGTCTCAAGTCGAGATTTTCCAGATCAGTTCACTTTGAGGATTATTCTCCATCTGAGTTAGCCGAGATTTTCAAAGTTAGATGCGAACAGCATGGCTATCTAATCTCTGCTCAGACACTAGAATCAGTGCGTCATTTAGTCAATCAATTTGAACATCAAATTGGAGAACTTGGAAATGGTAGATTTGTGAGAAATATTTTCGATCGTTGTATAGCTAATCAGTGTAACCGTTTAGCAGCACTAGCTAACCCAACAAAGGAGGATTTAATAAGTTTCCTCCCTGCTGATGTTCCTACTCGCGAACAAGTAGCACAGTCTATCTTTTAA
- a CDS encoding 2Fe-2S iron-sulfur cluster-binding protein produces the protein MTRYFKIKIRDRARDKNYTLEVPEDSYILQSAENQGVELPFSCRNGACTTCAVRVRSGEIYQPEAMGLSPELRAKGYALLCVSYPLSDLEVETQDEDEVYELQFGRYFGKGKVRAGLPLDED, from the coding sequence ATGACTCGTTATTTTAAAATTAAAATTCGCGATCGCGCGCGTGACAAGAACTACACGCTCGAAGTTCCTGAAGATAGCTACATCCTCCAAAGCGCCGAAAATCAGGGCGTAGAACTGCCATTTTCGTGTCGTAATGGGGCTTGTACGACGTGTGCAGTACGCGTGCGATCGGGAGAAATCTACCAACCCGAAGCGATGGGCTTATCTCCCGAATTACGTGCCAAAGGCTATGCGTTGTTGTGTGTCAGCTACCCACTTTCCGATTTAGAAGTCGAAACCCAAGACGAAGACGAAGTCTATGAACTACAATTTGGACGTTATTTTGGTAAAGGAAAAGTGCGGGCGGGTTTACCGTTAGATGAAGATTAG
- a CDS encoding thermonuclease family protein has protein sequence MSGQWLKVMMCYRPWLNRLVILLLLVLTQSCQPETTPQGKIVKVTRVVSGNTLEVIGLEAQRNFNARVRLIGIDAPDLQQQPWGQTAKQQLEKIVQGSDVLLEFDVQQKDRFGRYQAYVWHDKRLLNEWLVAQGYVLAVARNPNDKYTQQLNRAQESARLMGRGIWNPAQPMRFTPAEFRRQS, from the coding sequence ATGAGTGGCCAGTGGCTAAAAGTTATGATGTGTTACCGACCTTGGTTGAATAGACTTGTTATCCTGCTGTTATTGGTGCTAACACAAAGTTGTCAACCGGAGACTACACCGCAAGGCAAAATTGTCAAAGTAACGCGGGTAGTTAGTGGTAATACACTTGAAGTCATTGGCTTAGAGGCGCAACGTAATTTTAATGCACGAGTCCGCCTCATCGGCATAGACGCACCCGATTTGCAACAACAACCATGGGGACAAACGGCAAAACAACAATTAGAAAAAATTGTTCAAGGCAGCGATGTTCTGCTAGAGTTTGACGTGCAACAAAAAGACCGCTTTGGACGCTATCAAGCGTATGTTTGGCATGACAAACGATTGTTAAACGAATGGCTTGTCGCACAGGGATATGTTCTAGCTGTTGCTAGAAACCCTAATGACAAATACACTCAGCAACTCAATCGCGCGCAAGAATCAGCTAGACTCATGGGGCGGGGAATTTGGAATCCCGCTCAACCAATGCGTTTTACTCCAGCCGAATTTCGCCGTCAATCATGA